Proteins found in one Zea mays cultivar B73 chromosome 1, Zm-B73-REFERENCE-NAM-5.0, whole genome shotgun sequence genomic segment:
- the LOC100277670 gene encoding uncharacterized protein LOC100277670 — protein MRIRKSASRLLGSAYSASAAPTVDAAPRLDLLPPPHPAPCSAPESCGGSAFSSPSVSTAEPCELSRSPWDLIADLSLSDKKVEDELVDKYFVHVTTRASWLFSSTVSATTSTKKKKKLPAAVYEDSTQLRREAAKKTATNREEGETKKKAKVKKEEVQQDGAAAAAAQVWKCKKNDGRRWHCNRPVSQPNTLCEYHFVQKRSYLNPGFEFHSTAELEGAAPAPAPVHAASSKLSTSNKPRKKKKPGNDFSATEGFYYYAGFGPFRTKRQCRSGGTNEPLPAKQEEEEETPEYASHHTEEEEKEAKVAGFTNQAASQDDVSSCDDDIAGIAGVDEESSDGDYDGIGLGGCNVDGAADPQASIGEVRRKAPWKRWRKPVKARSLKSLM, from the exons ATGCGGATCCGCAAGAGTGCCTCTCGCCTCCTAGGCTCTGCGTACTCCGCCTCCGCCGCCCCGACCGTTGATGCGGCGCCTCGGCTcgacctgctgccgccgccgcaccCCGCGCCGTGCTCCGCACCCGAATCCTGCGGCGGGTCCGCCTTCTCGAGCCCCTCTGTCTCCACTGCGGAGCCCTGTGAGCTCAGCCGTTCCCCATGGGACCTCATCGCCGACCTCTCCCTCTCCGACAAAAAG GTGGAGGACGAACTCGTGGACAAGTACTTTGTGCATGTCACGACCCGGGCGAGCTGGCTCTTTTCATCCACCGTGTCAGCCACCACATccaccaagaagaagaagaagctgcCTGCTGCAGTCTACGAGGATAGCACGCAGCTGAGGCGTGAGGCCGCGAAAAAAACTGCAACGAATAGGGAGGAGGGCGAGACTAAGAAGAAGGCGAAGGTGAAGAAAGAAGAGGTGCAGCAGGAtggggcagcagcagcagcagcgcagGTCTGGAAGTGCAAGAAGAACGATGGCAGACGGTGGCACTGCAACCGGCCAGTGAGCCAACCTAACACCCTCTGTGAGTACCATTTCGTGCAGAAGCGCTCCTACTTGAACCCCGGTTTCGAGTTCCACTCCACGGCAGAACTGGAGGGGgcagcgccagcgccagcgccgGTGCATGCAGCTAGCTCCAAGTTGTCCACCAGCAACAAGCCACGGAAGAAGAAGAAGCCTGGAAACGACTTCAGTGCGACCGAGGGCTTCTACTACTACGCTGGCTTTGGCCCGTTCCGGACCAAGAGGCAGTGTAGAAGCGGCGGCACGAACGAGCCTCTGCCTGCAAAGCAAGAAGAGGAGGAGGAAACACCTGAATATGCTTCTCATcatacagaagaagaagaaaaagaagccaAAGTTGCTGGATTCACCAATCAGGCTGCATCTCAAGATGACGTGTCGAGTTGTGACGACGACATTGCAGGGATCGCGGGCGTCGACGAAGAGAGCAGCGATGGTGACTACGATGGGATTGGTCTCGGTGGCTGCAACGTGGATGGAGCTGCTGATCCCCAGGCTAGCATCGGTGAGGTGAGGAGGAAGGCCCCCTGGAAGCGGTGGAGGAAGCCTGTGAAGGCGCGGTCGCTCAAGTCTTTGATGTGA
- the LOC100382479 gene encoding uncharacterized protein isoform X1 has product MRIRKRTPARAASPGPPPLPPPPPLPLQRPTEKPRDEAAAEEEEEKRAVLAAGVREGDDRVRPAAAAAGSGNSSATDDVPRPEPQEQDAARCSRNDGKRWRCKKAAVPGYLFCDRHIAWSTRKRKPRASTKPKVHGSGVLEPTAIAQEFAEDHGPTQRDAGFLGGF; this is encoded by the exons ATGAGGATCCGGAAGCGCACCCCTGCCAGGGCAGCGTCGCCGGGACCGCCGcctctgcctcctcctcctcccctacCGCTGCAGCGTCCCACG GAGAAACCACGGGAtgaggcggcggcggaggaggaggaggagaagcGGGCGGTCCTCGCCGCCGGAGTCCGAGAAGGCGACGACCGGGTtcgccccgccgccgccgccgctggctCTGGGAACAG cAGCGCAACGGACGACGTGCCGAGGCCGGAGCCGCAGGAGCAGGACGCCGCCAGGTGCAGCCGGAACGACGGGAAGCGGTGGCGCTGCAAGAAGGCGGCCGTGCCGGGGTACCTGTTCTGCGACCGCCACATCGCGTGGTCCACACGCAAGCGCAAGCCCAGAGCCAGCACCAAGCCCAAGGTTCACGGCAGCGGCGTCCTGGAGCCCACCGCCATCGCCCAGGAGTTCGCGGAGGACCACGGCCCCACGCAGCGCGACGCCGGGTTCCTCGGCGGCTTCTAG
- the LOC100501237 gene encoding uncharacterized protein LOC100501237 — translation MRIRKSASRLLGSAYSASAASPVDSTPPFSPLPPPPPPPPPHLAPCSAPEYCGGLGFSSPSSSSAEPCELSRSPWDLIAELSVSDPQVEDDIVDKYFVHVATRSSWLFSATVPAASAKKKSSSTSGDSKHKQQLRRDAVNKSATSKEKVGEANKKAKVKKEEEGQDGDRGARVWLCKKNDGKRWHCNRPVSQPNTLCEYHSVQKRSYLEAPSVAKLEEAPAPAPAAAPKSSARNKPRKKKPGSDVSATEGFYYYAGFGPFRSTKRQCKSGGTNEPAPAKEDDEGNQAKHASPGQKAEVDEGHHDDTTTNQTATAAYGDTSSCEDDIAGTIAGVDEGSSDDDDFDGLGISGHSMNGNGDPKASSGDVKTKIPWKRWRKPVKARSLKSLM, via the exons ATGCGGATCCGCAAGAGCGCCTCCCGCCTCCTAGGCTCTGCGTATTCCGCCTCCGCTGCATCGCCCGTTGATTCGACGCCTCCGTTCAGCCCgcttccgccgccgccgccgccgccgccgccacaccTGGCGCCGTGCTCCGCGCCCGAATACTGCGGAGGGCTCGGCTTCTCGAgcccctcttcttcttctgcggaGCCCTGCGAGCTCAGCCGCTCGCCATGGGACCTCATCGCCGAGCTCTCCGTCTCCGACCCACAG GTGGAGGATGACATCGTAGACAAgtacttcgtccatgtcgcaacgcGTTCGAGCTGGCTCTTCTCAGCCACCGTTCCAGCCGCCTCCGCCAAGAAGAAGAGTAGTAGCACGAGTGGGGATAGCAAGCACAAGCAGCAGCTGCGCCGTGACGCTGTGAATAAGTCTGCAACGAGTAAAGAGAAGGTTGGCGAGGCTAATAAGAAGGCAAAGGTCAAGAAAGAGGAGGAGGGGCAGGATGGGGATAGGGGAGCGCGGGTCTGGCTGTGCAAGAAGAATGACGGCAAACGGTGGCACTGCAACCGGCCAGTGAGCCAACCCAACACCCTCTGTGAGTACCATTCTGTGCAGAAGCGCTCCTACTTGGAGGCCCCCTCTGTGGCAAAATTGGAGGAGGCTCCGGCGCCGGCGCCAGCAGCTGCCCCCAAGTCCTCCGCACGCAACAAGCCGAGGAAGAAGAAGCCTGGCAGTGACGTGAGTGCGACTGAGGGCTTCTACTACTACGCTGGGTTCGGCCCATTCCGGTCAACGAAGAGGCAGTGTAAAAGCGGCGGCACGAACGAACCTGCGCCTGCAAAGGAAGACGACGAGGGTAATCAGGCAAAACATGCTTCTCCGGGTCAGAAGGCTGAGGTCGATGAGGGTCATCATGATGACACCACCACCAACCAGACCGCCACTGCAGCCTATGGTGATACGTCTAGCTGCGAAGATGACATAGCAGGGACGATCGCCGGCGTGGATGAGgggagcagcgacgacgacgacttcgatGGACTTGGTATCTCTGGCCACAGCATGAACGGGAATGGCGATCCCAAAGCTAGCAGTGGTGATGTCAAGACGAAGATCCCGTGGAAGCGGTGGAGGAAGCCCGTGAAGGCGCGGTCGCTCAAGTCCTTGATGTAA
- the LOC100382479 gene encoding uncharacterized protein LOC100382479, translating into MRRRRRRRRRSGRSSPPESEKATTGFAPPPPPLALGTAAQRTTCRGRSRRSRTPPGAAGTTGSGGAARRRPCRGTCSATATSRGPHASASPEPAPSPRFTAAASWSPPPSPRSSRRTTAPRSATPGSSAASSPAAGTWRAQGGALLTVVYLFPTLQLIDDSSSASCVASIFAAVLCSDRVAVLVSIWREMLRCLFFLLGRIQDLVQK; encoded by the exons AtgaggcggcggcggaggaggaggaggagaagcGGGCGGTCCTCGCCGCCGGAGTCCGAGAAGGCGACGACCGGGTtcgccccgccgccgccgccgctggctCTGGGAACAG cAGCGCAACGGACGACGTGCCGAGGCCGGAGCCGCAGGAGCAGGACGCCGCCAGGTGCAGCCGGAACGACGGGAAGCGGTGGCGCTGCAAGAAGGCGGCCGTGCCGGGGTACCTGTTCTGCGACCGCCACATCGCGTGGTCCACACGCAAGCGCAAGCCCAGAGCCAGCACCAAGCCCAAGGTTCACGGCAGCGGCGTCCTGGAGCCCACCGCCATCGCCCAGGAGTTCGCGGAGGACCACGGCCCCACGCAGCGCGACGCCGGGTTCCTCGGCGGCTTCTAGCCCCGCTGCCGGAACTTGGCGGGCGCAGGGCGGCGCTCTACTTACCGTGGTCTACCTTTTTCCTACTCTCCAACTGATTGATGATAGTAGTTCTGCATCCTGTGTTGCGTCGATTTTTGCTGCCGTGCTATGCTCGGATCGTGTCGCAGTTCTCGTGTCCATCTGGAGGGAAATGCTGCGATGCCTTTTTTTTCTTTTAGGGAGAATCCAGGACCTGGTGCAAAAGTAG
- the LOC100382479 gene encoding uncharacterized protein isoform X2, with protein MRIRKRTPARAASPGPPPLPPPPPLPLQRPTEKPRDEAAAEEEEEKRAVLAAGVREGDDRVRPAAAAAGSGNSATDDVPRPEPQEQDAARCSRNDGKRWRCKKAAVPGYLFCDRHIAWSTRKRKPRASTKPKVHGSGVLEPTAIAQEFAEDHGPTQRDAGFLGGF; from the exons ATGAGGATCCGGAAGCGCACCCCTGCCAGGGCAGCGTCGCCGGGACCGCCGcctctgcctcctcctcctcccctacCGCTGCAGCGTCCCACG GAGAAACCACGGGAtgaggcggcggcggaggaggaggaggagaagcGGGCGGTCCTCGCCGCCGGAGTCCGAGAAGGCGACGACCGGGTtcgccccgccgccgccgccgctggctCTGGGAACAG CGCAACGGACGACGTGCCGAGGCCGGAGCCGCAGGAGCAGGACGCCGCCAGGTGCAGCCGGAACGACGGGAAGCGGTGGCGCTGCAAGAAGGCGGCCGTGCCGGGGTACCTGTTCTGCGACCGCCACATCGCGTGGTCCACACGCAAGCGCAAGCCCAGAGCCAGCACCAAGCCCAAGGTTCACGGCAGCGGCGTCCTGGAGCCCACCGCCATCGCCCAGGAGTTCGCGGAGGACCACGGCCCCACGCAGCGCGACGCCGGGTTCCTCGGCGGCTTCTAG